One Haloterrigena salifodinae DNA window includes the following coding sequences:
- a CDS encoding SDR family NAD(P)-dependent oxidoreductase encodes MSQDQVTPPTVTAEEIHRIDDDAFTDRNVCLVTGAGSGIGRATALAAAGNGLTVAATDIDEDGLAGTVDRGEELGLEGEITSIVGDLTEDDDLEQIVDEAAELGDIKYLANVAGMQHIDSIENFPMETYDTMHRIMLRAPLYLSKLCIPHFRETEDGQGCVGNMGSVHGHYVTSDKVGYNVSKFGLRGLTQSIAAEGEGEIRAYSISTGYVKTPLVTDQLEDTAEQRGISVDEVIEDVMLGQSRVKEMMEPIDVANLFLLGFSDLGRHLDGGDLLFDGGMTLTYE; translated from the coding sequence ATGTCACAGGACCAGGTGACGCCACCGACCGTGACCGCCGAGGAGATTCACCGGATCGACGACGACGCCTTTACCGACCGCAACGTCTGTCTCGTGACCGGCGCCGGGTCGGGGATCGGTCGCGCGACCGCGCTCGCCGCCGCCGGGAACGGGCTCACCGTCGCGGCGACGGACATCGACGAGGACGGCCTCGCCGGGACCGTCGATCGGGGCGAGGAACTCGGCCTCGAGGGCGAGATCACGTCGATCGTCGGCGATCTGACCGAGGACGACGACTTAGAGCAGATCGTCGACGAGGCGGCCGAACTGGGCGATATCAAGTACCTCGCCAACGTCGCCGGGATGCAACACATCGACTCGATCGAGAACTTCCCGATGGAGACCTACGACACGATGCACCGTATCATGCTCCGGGCGCCGCTGTACCTCTCGAAGCTCTGCATCCCCCACTTCCGGGAGACCGAGGACGGCCAGGGCTGCGTGGGCAACATGGGCTCGGTCCACGGCCACTACGTCACCAGCGACAAGGTCGGTTACAACGTCTCGAAGTTCGGTCTACGCGGGCTCACCCAGTCGATCGCCGCCGAGGGCGAGGGGGAGATCCGCGCCTACTCGATCAGCACGGGCTACGTGAAGACGCCGCTGGTGACCGACCAGCTTGAGGACACCGCCGAGCAGCGCGGGATCTCGGTCGACGAGGTGATCGAGGACGTCATGCTCGGCCAGTCCCGCGTCAAGGAGATGATGGAACCGATCGACGTCGCCAACCTCTTCCTGCTGGGCTTCTCGGATCTCGGCCGGCACTTGGACGGCGGCGACCTATTGTTTGATGGTGGCATGACCCTTACGTACGAGTAA
- a CDS encoding sporulation protein, protein MKRILSSLGIGAATVDTILPTTLTAGETVDARVDVTGGNDTQEVDGIYFALETRYETDESARTGTIDSFRIADPFTIEPDEDRSFSVLIDVPYHTPVTMGKTEVWLDTGLDIDWAIDPDDTDPVEIEPDPLRRTLFDAVESLGFTLRTANCEASESLFSNHRFVQEFEFVPRSGPFAGELDELEIVPLPEGDSFDLLVEVDRRGGLLTEHFDADESHERLSLDATTTDLERRLRSTIERNL, encoded by the coding sequence ATGAAACGCATCCTCTCGAGCCTCGGTATCGGGGCTGCAACGGTCGATACGATCCTTCCGACGACGCTTACGGCGGGCGAAACCGTCGACGCGCGCGTCGATGTCACCGGCGGAAACGACACGCAGGAAGTCGACGGCATCTACTTCGCACTCGAGACGCGCTACGAGACCGACGAGAGCGCGCGGACGGGGACGATCGATTCGTTCCGCATCGCGGATCCGTTCACGATCGAACCCGACGAGGACAGGTCGTTCTCCGTATTGATCGACGTGCCCTACCACACGCCCGTGACGATGGGGAAGACGGAGGTCTGGCTCGACACCGGCCTCGACATCGACTGGGCCATCGATCCGGACGACACCGATCCCGTCGAAATCGAGCCGGATCCGCTCCGCCGAACGCTGTTCGACGCCGTCGAGTCGCTCGGGTTTACGCTCCGGACCGCAAACTGCGAGGCCAGCGAGTCGCTGTTCTCGAACCACCGGTTCGTCCAGGAGTTCGAGTTCGTTCCCCGATCGGGTCCGTTCGCCGGCGAACTCGACGAACTCGAGATCGTTCCGCTGCCGGAGGGCGACAGCTTCGACCTGCTGGTTGAGGTCGACCGCCGTGGCGGCCTGCTGACCGAACACTTCGACGCCGACGAGAGCCACGAGCGCCTCTCGCTCGACGCGACGACGACCGACCTCGAACGCCGGCTGCGCTCGACAATCGAGCGCAATCTCTGA
- a CDS encoding MATE family efflux transporter — translation MSSGPGPDTSNLTDGSLVRPMFELAWPLVVIQLLQVTYNVGDTFWLGALSPDAVGAVSLAFPLLFLVISVGGGFTTAGSILLAQHTGAESGEGGLIAGQTISFISLVAVMLGIIGFLATDSMLAALPADPETQAAIIPLAADYLRIFFLGIPFVFGFFVFAALMRGYGNTRAPMRVMVVSVLLNLVIDPLLIFGVGPFPNLGIAGAAVATVLSRGLATAIGFYLLYFGDVGPEIRPEHLRPRLEYVTEIVRLGVPTALEQSMSALALVAMTAMVVTFQPAVVAAYGLGNRLISLAFLPAMGMGQATDSIVGQNLGAGKGDRAERATRIAGGTIAGIMAVAALLAALFPEPFVSVFVTAEEAGRAETIAYGSTYLRFAAGGFVFMGVMQVVLGAFRGAGNTKTALAFSVLGLWLVRVPVTYALLFVAEWGPRGIWTGVVAGDIVGAIAAVAWFSRGTWKGSLIDENEPDEAADGTGRATDAE, via the coding sequence ATGTCTTCCGGCCCGGGACCGGACACGAGCAACCTCACTGACGGGTCGCTCGTCCGGCCGATGTTCGAACTGGCGTGGCCGCTCGTGGTCATCCAGTTGCTGCAGGTCACCTACAACGTCGGCGACACCTTCTGGCTCGGCGCGCTTTCGCCCGACGCCGTCGGCGCGGTGAGCCTCGCCTTTCCGCTCCTCTTTCTGGTGATCTCCGTCGGTGGCGGCTTCACGACCGCGGGCTCGATCCTGCTCGCCCAGCACACCGGCGCCGAGAGCGGCGAGGGCGGTCTGATCGCCGGCCAGACGATCTCGTTTATCTCGCTCGTCGCGGTCATGCTCGGCATCATCGGCTTCCTCGCGACGGACTCGATGCTCGCCGCGTTGCCCGCCGACCCGGAGACCCAGGCAGCGATTATCCCGCTGGCCGCCGACTACCTGCGGATCTTCTTCCTCGGGATCCCCTTCGTGTTCGGCTTCTTCGTCTTCGCCGCGCTCATGCGGGGGTACGGAAACACCCGCGCTCCGATGCGGGTGATGGTCGTCAGCGTCTTGCTCAACCTCGTCATCGATCCGCTGTTGATCTTCGGCGTCGGACCCTTCCCCAACCTCGGGATCGCCGGCGCGGCCGTCGCGACCGTCCTCTCGCGTGGGCTGGCGACGGCCATCGGCTTCTACCTGCTGTACTTCGGCGACGTCGGCCCCGAGATCCGCCCGGAACATCTCCGGCCCCGGCTCGAGTACGTCACGGAAATCGTCCGTCTGGGCGTCCCGACGGCCTTAGAGCAATCGATGTCGGCGCTGGCGCTGGTCGCGATGACGGCGATGGTCGTCACCTTCCAGCCGGCGGTCGTCGCGGCCTACGGGCTGGGCAACCGGCTGATCTCGCTGGCCTTCTTGCCGGCGATGGGGATGGGGCAGGCGACGGACTCGATCGTCGGCCAGAATCTGGGCGCGGGGAAGGGCGACCGCGCCGAGAGAGCGACGCGGATCGCCGGCGGCACCATCGCGGGGATCATGGCCGTCGCGGCGCTGCTGGCCGCGCTCTTCCCGGAACCGTTCGTCTCGGTGTTCGTGACTGCCGAGGAGGCGGGTCGCGCGGAGACGATCGCCTACGGGTCTACCTACCTCCGGTTCGCCGCGGGCGGCTTCGTCTTCATGGGCGTCATGCAGGTCGTGCTGGGCGCCTTCCGGGGCGCAGGCAACACGAAGACCGCGCTGGCCTTCTCCGTGCTGGGGCTGTGGCTCGTCCGTGTGCCCGTGACCTACGCCCTGCTGTTCGTCGCCGAGTGGGGGCCGCGGGGGATCTGGACCGGCGTCGTCGCCGGCGACATCGTCGGCGCTATCGCCGCCGTCGCGTGGTTCTCGCGGGGCACGTGGAAGGGATCGCTGATCGACGAGAACGAACCGGACGAGGCGGCGGACGGGACGGGACGAGCGACCGACGCCGAGTGA
- a CDS encoding PhzF family phenazine biosynthesis protein, with amino-acid sequence MDTIRTLQVDAFTDEPLAGNPAGVVPDADGLSDDQMQSIAAELAVSETAFLRPSETADYRIRYFTPTQEVDLCGHATIGSFAHLRDEGLEAGTYALETNVGELEIEVDADGTVWMTQDEPRIREVDIGYERVADALGVDAAALEGASDDIPLAVSSTGLPFLIAPITYLSDLGSAEPDMRAIEELTEEVDATGIYLFTFDALGRESTLHGRMFAPGAGVPEDPVTGTASGAVGAYLDRFGAFDDDFPEELRLEQGHYVDRPGQVRVRIGEDVRVGGRGVTVLDGSLVVPEDEDDDILEA; translated from the coding sequence ATGGACACGATTCGAACCCTGCAGGTCGACGCCTTCACGGACGAGCCGCTGGCCGGGAATCCGGCCGGCGTCGTCCCCGACGCGGACGGGCTCTCGGACGACCAGATGCAGTCGATTGCCGCCGAACTGGCCGTCAGCGAGACGGCGTTTCTCCGCCCCAGCGAGACGGCCGACTACCGAATTCGCTACTTCACGCCGACCCAGGAAGTCGATCTCTGTGGCCACGCGACGATCGGTTCGTTCGCCCACCTCCGCGACGAGGGCCTCGAGGCCGGCACCTACGCGCTCGAGACGAACGTCGGGGAACTCGAGATCGAGGTCGACGCGGACGGAACGGTCTGGATGACCCAGGACGAGCCCCGCATCCGCGAGGTCGACATCGGCTACGAACGGGTCGCCGACGCGTTGGGCGTCGATGCGGCCGCCCTCGAAGGGGCGAGCGACGACATCCCGCTGGCGGTCTCCTCGACCGGCCTCCCCTTCCTGATCGCGCCGATCACGTACCTCTCGGACCTCGGGAGCGCCGAGCCCGATATGCGGGCGATCGAGGAGCTGACGGAAGAAGTGGACGCGACCGGAATCTACCTCTTCACGTTCGACGCGCTCGGCCGGGAATCGACCCTGCACGGTCGGATGTTCGCGCCCGGGGCCGGCGTGCCCGAGGACCCCGTCACCGGCACCGCCAGCGGCGCGGTCGGCGCCTACCTCGACCGCTTCGGCGCGTTCGACGACGACTTCCCCGAGGAACTGCGCCTCGAGCAGGGTCACTACGTCGACCGCCCAGGGCAGGTCCGCGTTCGGATCGGCGAGGACGTCCGCGTCGGCGGTCGCGGCGTGACGGTCCTTGACGGCTCGCTGGTCGTCCCCGAGGACGAAGACGACGACATCCTCGAGGCCTGA
- a CDS encoding phosphoribosyltransferase, giving the protein MSDLPDDFDCTITTWEYIYGLCRDVSDEVRDDEFDPDVVVALARGGWFAGRCLCDFLGLDDLTSLKMEHYVGAAEKSDEPSVRYPMPKGSVEGKDVLIIDDIADTGGSIERAYEYVTDRDAGEVRTATLQLLGTSEYQPDYAGEHLAEWTWIVYPWNFIEDMVDLVSSVMEQADQESFTQEEIRHYLAEFHGVDRIEMEIAQPDRIPEVLTEMERRDVLESAGPGEWTLAAD; this is encoded by the coding sequence ATGTCCGACTTACCGGACGACTTCGACTGTACGATCACTACCTGGGAGTACATCTACGGCCTCTGTCGCGACGTCAGCGACGAGGTCCGCGACGACGAGTTCGACCCGGATGTCGTCGTCGCGCTGGCCCGGGGCGGCTGGTTCGCGGGTCGGTGTCTCTGTGATTTCCTCGGACTGGACGATCTGACGAGCCTGAAGATGGAACACTACGTCGGGGCCGCCGAGAAGAGCGACGAGCCGTCCGTTCGATACCCGATGCCCAAGGGCAGCGTCGAGGGGAAGGACGTGCTGATCATTGACGACATCGCCGACACCGGCGGCTCCATCGAGCGCGCCTACGAGTACGTCACCGACCGCGACGCCGGCGAGGTCCGCACTGCGACGCTGCAGTTGCTCGGCACCAGCGAGTACCAGCCCGACTACGCCGGCGAACACTTAGCGGAGTGGACCTGGATCGTCTACCCCTGGAACTTCATCGAGGACATGGTCGACCTCGTTTCCAGCGTCATGGAGCAGGCCGATCAGGAGTCGTTCACCCAGGAGGAGATCCGCCACTACCTCGCCGAGTTCCACGGGGTCGACCGCATCGAGATGGAGATCGCCCAACCCGACCGCATCCCCGAGGTGCTGACCGAGATGGAGCGACGCGACGTTCTCGAGTCGGCCGGCCCGGGCGAGTGGACGCTGGCCGCCGACTGA
- a CDS encoding alpha/beta hydrolase family protein, with translation MTRLGRRQLLSAVSTTTVAALAGCSDLLDEEREPDSEESTDENESPDEPEAEKTDDSSPETPAAFARQFVEKLAADRFEEASNLTPTAGPIPAGNLERVWMGYTAVHGEFEEITAVGEAADLEPGQTRAFGDAAVIDVTMTFERGEDGLLVGVKDDAVAVVDFPVEYERPTYVDPDSFATESVTVPAEGCHLDGIATVPTEATGSDDVPGVVLVHGSTPTDKNYQNGSTQLFRDLAEGLASCGIAVLRYDKRTYSCIPDLADRSLDRTIVDDALVAVDQLRALEGVDADRIVVVGHSLGGMAAPRIAARDGSLAGAVGLAAPARPLYDVFLEQYEHRLSVGEHDWEQLNTQYDRMQEDAERIRNGEYQADEVVAEYPGALWQSLEDYDHVDTARDVDVPLRFLQGRRDFQVSPENDFELWRTELEDRPATTFESYDGLDHLFMSGEGPSVPYETMVRNNVEEAMIDDLVAWIDGR, from the coding sequence ATGACAAGATTGGGGCGACGGCAGCTACTGTCGGCGGTCTCGACGACAACGGTCGCCGCGCTGGCCGGCTGTTCGGATTTACTGGACGAGGAGAGGGAACCGGACAGCGAGGAATCGACCGACGAGAACGAATCGCCCGACGAACCCGAGGCCGAGAAAACGGACGATTCGTCCCCGGAAACGCCAGCAGCGTTCGCACGGCAGTTCGTCGAGAAACTGGCGGCCGACCGGTTCGAGGAGGCGAGCAACCTGACCCCCACTGCCGGTCCGATACCTGCCGGAAATCTCGAGCGGGTCTGGATGGGGTATACGGCCGTCCACGGTGAGTTCGAGGAAATTACGGCGGTCGGCGAGGCCGCCGACCTCGAACCGGGACAGACGCGGGCATTCGGCGACGCCGCTGTCATCGACGTGACGATGACGTTCGAGCGCGGCGAGGACGGTCTGCTGGTCGGCGTCAAAGACGACGCCGTCGCGGTGGTCGACTTCCCCGTCGAGTACGAACGGCCGACGTACGTCGACCCCGACTCGTTCGCGACGGAGTCCGTGACCGTCCCGGCCGAGGGCTGTCACCTCGACGGTATCGCGACCGTCCCGACGGAGGCGACCGGCAGCGACGACGTTCCGGGCGTCGTGCTCGTCCACGGCTCGACCCCAACCGACAAGAACTACCAGAACGGCAGCACCCAGCTGTTTCGCGATCTGGCGGAGGGCCTCGCGAGCTGCGGCATCGCGGTCCTCCGATACGACAAGCGAACGTACAGCTGCATCCCGGATCTCGCGGATCGGTCGCTCGATCGCACCATCGTCGACGACGCGCTGGTCGCCGTCGACCAGCTTCGCGCGCTCGAGGGCGTCGACGCCGATCGGATCGTCGTCGTGGGCCACAGCCTGGGCGGGATGGCCGCGCCCCGGATCGCCGCGCGGGACGGGTCCCTCGCCGGGGCCGTCGGGCTGGCTGCGCCCGCGCGACCGCTGTACGACGTCTTCCTCGAGCAGTACGAACACCGGCTCTCCGTCGGCGAACACGACTGGGAGCAACTGAACACCCAATACGATCGGATGCAGGAGGACGCCGAACGCATCCGCAACGGCGAGTATCAGGCCGACGAAGTCGTCGCCGAGTATCCCGGCGCGCTCTGGCAGAGCCTCGAGGACTACGATCACGTCGACACGGCTCGTGACGTCGACGTCCCCCTCCGCTTCCTGCAGGGCCGTCGCGATTTCCAGGTCTCGCCCGAGAACGACTTCGAGCTGTGGCGCACCGAACTCGAGGACCGGCCGGCGACGACCTTCGAGAGCTACGACGGACTCGACCACCTGTTCATGTCAGGCGAGGGGCCGTCCGTTCCCTACGAAACGATGGTGCGTAACAACGTCGAAGAGGCGATGATCGACGACCTCGTCGCCTGGATCGACGGGAGATAG
- a CDS encoding segregation and condensation protein A: protein MTRESRSDSEEDSQAAGRDEFYTDGGQDDIPLNITGHEEREPPSGGSEQSSGDRREPGDRERPGDSSADAAPRDADAESSVLEFSEDETADAEAEAEADADADEEGDDADDEVEPVELLVQLAKEGEIDPWDIDVVRVTDKFLEALDDADLRTSGRALFYASVLLRMKSDELFATNEPEEEELPPWEAPFADEGAMEPEGDDSGAHPPGFDPVESLEAEMERRLERKQARGKPETLDELVRELRSAERDSWWKESRSYDTSESPQGYDRGVQELDYHANDDFRVDDEPTSDDVTHTTHEEDIEAVIDDVEAELEAQYEAGREEVLYAEIEAVGGTRVMTYLALLFLAHRGRIRLEQDELFGDLWIQNAAAETDANEAIAD from the coding sequence GTGACTAGGGAGTCGCGAAGCGACTCCGAAGAAGACTCGCAAGCCGCCGGTCGAGACGAGTTCTATACGGATGGGGGGCAGGACGACATCCCCTTGAATATCACCGGACACGAGGAGAGGGAGCCGCCGTCAGGCGGCTCCGAACAGTCGAGCGGTGACCGGAGGGAACCGGGAGACCGCGAGCGGCCCGGCGACTCGAGTGCGGATGCTGCCCCTCGAGACGCCGACGCCGAGTCGTCGGTCCTCGAGTTCTCGGAGGACGAAACGGCGGACGCCGAGGCTGAGGCTGAGGCCGACGCCGATGCGGACGAAGAGGGCGATGACGCGGATGACGAAGTCGAACCCGTCGAGTTGCTGGTGCAACTCGCCAAGGAGGGCGAGATCGACCCGTGGGACATCGACGTCGTGCGGGTGACGGACAAGTTCCTCGAGGCGCTGGACGACGCCGACCTGCGAACCTCGGGGCGGGCGCTGTTCTACGCGAGCGTCCTCCTGCGGATGAAAAGCGACGAACTGTTTGCCACCAACGAGCCCGAGGAGGAGGAACTGCCGCCGTGGGAGGCACCCTTCGCCGACGAGGGAGCGATGGAGCCCGAGGGCGACGACAGCGGCGCGCATCCGCCGGGGTTCGACCCTGTCGAGAGCCTCGAGGCGGAGATGGAACGGCGTCTCGAGCGCAAACAGGCCCGCGGCAAGCCGGAGACGCTGGACGAACTCGTCCGGGAACTGCGGTCGGCCGAGCGCGACTCCTGGTGGAAGGAATCGCGCAGTTACGACACGAGCGAGTCGCCCCAGGGGTACGACCGGGGCGTCCAGGAACTCGACTACCACGCCAACGACGACTTCCGGGTCGACGACGAGCCGACCAGCGACGACGTCACCCACACGACCCACGAGGAGGACATCGAGGCCGTCATCGACGACGTCGAGGCCGAACTCGAGGCCCAGTACGAGGCGGGCCGCGAGGAGGTGCTGTACGCCGAAATCGAGGCCGTCGGCGGGACGCGCGTGATGACCTACCTGGCGCTGCTCTTTCTCGCCCACCGCGGCCGGATCCGCCTCGAACAGGACGAACTGTTCGGCGACCTCTGGATCCAGAACGCCGCCGCGGAGACGGACGCGAACGAAGCGATCGCCGACTGA
- the thiC gene encoding phosphomethylpyrimidine synthase ThiC, with the protein MARTQIEAAREGTVTDAMERVAERENRDPAFVRKQVADGQAVIPANVNHESLDPMIIGREFATKVNANIGNSEETSDLETELEKLHTAVHYGADTVMDLGTGSDLDEIRETHIEHSPVPLGTVPLYEAVKRAGGPEELTKDLLLEVIEKQAEQGVDYMTIHAGILAEHLPLTDGRKTGIVSRGGSIMASWMETHGEQNPLFQVYDEICEIFAEHDVTFSLGDSLRPGCLADACDEAQYAELDTLGELTRRAWKYDVQVMVEGPGHVPMHKVAENVERQQEVCDGAPFYVLGPLVTDIAPGYDHITSAIGAAMASQAGAAMLCYVTPKEHLGLPDEEDVRDGLAAYRIAAHAGDVGNERPGARDWDDALSEARYEFDWREQFGLALDPDRAREYHDQTLPGDNYKEARFCSMCGVEFCSMRIDQDAREDGEMESLTNDEDGGTDLEASPAAEVNRPPVGTHESGELPSVDDGERVEQPGDD; encoded by the coding sequence ATGGCGCGAACCCAGATCGAAGCCGCCCGCGAGGGGACGGTCACCGACGCGATGGAACGAGTCGCCGAGCGCGAGAACCGGGACCCGGCGTTCGTCCGGAAGCAGGTCGCTGACGGACAGGCAGTGATCCCGGCGAACGTCAACCACGAGTCGCTCGACCCGATGATCATCGGCCGCGAGTTCGCGACGAAGGTCAACGCGAACATCGGTAACAGCGAGGAGACCAGCGACCTCGAGACGGAACTCGAGAAGCTCCACACCGCGGTCCACTACGGCGCGGACACGGTGATGGACCTCGGTACCGGAAGCGATCTCGACGAGATTCGCGAGACTCACATCGAACACTCGCCAGTGCCGCTCGGAACGGTGCCGCTGTACGAAGCCGTCAAGCGAGCCGGCGGGCCCGAGGAACTTACCAAAGACCTGCTGCTCGAGGTCATCGAGAAACAGGCCGAGCAGGGCGTCGATTACATGACGATCCACGCCGGCATCCTCGCCGAACACCTGCCGCTGACCGACGGCCGCAAGACGGGGATCGTCTCGCGGGGCGGGTCGATCATGGCCTCGTGGATGGAGACCCACGGCGAACAGAACCCGCTCTTTCAGGTGTACGACGAGATCTGCGAGATCTTCGCCGAACACGACGTCACCTTCAGCCTCGGAGACAGCCTTCGTCCGGGCTGTCTGGCCGACGCCTGCGACGAGGCCCAGTACGCCGAACTCGACACGCTCGGCGAACTCACCCGCCGCGCCTGGAAGTACGACGTCCAGGTGATGGTCGAGGGGCCGGGTCACGTCCCCATGCACAAGGTCGCCGAGAACGTCGAGCGCCAACAGGAGGTTTGCGACGGCGCTCCCTTCTACGTCCTCGGTCCGCTGGTGACCGACATCGCGCCGGGCTACGACCACATCACGAGCGCCATCGGCGCCGCGATGGCGTCCCAGGCTGGCGCCGCGATGCTCTGTTACGTCACGCCCAAAGAGCACCTCGGCCTCCCCGACGAGGAGGACGTCCGCGACGGCCTCGCGGCCTACCGGATCGCGGCCCACGCGGGCGACGTCGGCAACGAGCGGCCCGGCGCGCGCGACTGGGACGACGCCCTCTCGGAAGCCCGCTACGAGTTCGACTGGCGCGAGCAGTTCGGTCTCGCGCTCGATCCCGACCGCGCCCGCGAGTACCACGACCAGACCCTCCCCGGTGACAACTACAAGGAGGCCCGCTTCTGCTCGATGTGCGGTGTCGAGTTCTGTTCGATGCGGATCGATCAGGACGCCCGTGAGGACGGGGAGATGGAGTCGCTGACGAACGACGAGGACGGCGGCACCGACCTCGAGGCCTCGCCGGCCGCCGAGGTCAACCGGCCGCCCGTGGGGACCCACGAATCCGGCGAGTTGCCGTCGGTCGACGACGGCGAGCGGGTCGAACAGCCGGGCGACGACTGA
- a CDS encoding HalOD1 output domain-containing protein, whose product MATEHHRNEIGGNSSTNEQTYVFSPEKAPSLAVVDAVASASETDPTALPPLYNAIEPDALDAMFESSQPGSTRRISFSYNGFDVTVDGGRAVTVSLE is encoded by the coding sequence ATGGCGACGGAACACCATCGAAACGAGATCGGGGGGAACAGTTCGACGAACGAGCAGACGTACGTCTTTTCGCCAGAGAAGGCACCGTCGCTCGCCGTGGTCGATGCCGTCGCATCCGCGTCGGAAACCGACCCCACGGCGCTCCCGCCGCTGTACAACGCGATCGAACCCGACGCGCTCGACGCGATGTTCGAATCGTCGCAACCGGGATCGACGCGGCGCATTTCGTTTTCCTACAACGGGTTCGACGTTACCGTCGACGGCGGGCGGGCCGTCACGGTCTCGCTCGAGTAA
- a CDS encoding helix-turn-helix domain-containing protein, which produces MIDLDIDMRQYDCPFIDTTDDVEIAFSAVQWQLDTDDEQLETRLIARGESMGALEDGLHTLRDHPNMRECYILSKRENVAEIGTTIEETNAMRTIQRNGGYITGPFHIEDGHERWHVGFDDDADEDHALAELERHNDYTVADRDQFGPTELFDLLENSDSALRLLEGCRSLTETERETFETAAREGYYETPRATTLEELSNHFDISKTAVSMNLRRSERKVLQAALSALENMDEMVTQTR; this is translated from the coding sequence ATGATCGATCTCGATATCGACATGCGCCAGTACGACTGTCCGTTCATCGATACGACCGACGATGTCGAGATCGCCTTCTCGGCCGTCCAGTGGCAACTGGACACCGACGACGAGCAACTCGAGACCCGGCTCATCGCGCGGGGGGAGTCAATGGGCGCCCTCGAGGACGGCCTCCACACGCTTCGGGACCACCCGAACATGCGGGAGTGTTACATCCTCTCGAAGCGGGAGAACGTCGCCGAGATCGGGACGACGATCGAGGAGACCAACGCGATGCGGACGATCCAGCGCAACGGCGGCTACATCACCGGCCCCTTCCACATCGAGGACGGCCACGAACGGTGGCACGTCGGCTTCGACGACGACGCCGACGAAGATCACGCGTTAGCCGAACTCGAGCGCCACAACGACTACACCGTCGCGGACCGCGACCAGTTCGGCCCGACGGAACTGTTCGATCTGCTGGAGAACTCCGACAGCGCGCTCCGCCTGCTCGAGGGCTGTCGGTCGCTGACCGAGACCGAACGCGAAACCTTCGAGACGGCTGCCCGGGAGGGCTACTACGAGACGCCCCGGGCGACGACCCTCGAGGAACTCTCGAATCACTTCGACATCTCGAAGACGGCCGTCTCGATGAACCTCCGCCGGAGCGAACGCAAGGTCCTGCAGGCAGCGCTGTCAGCGCTCGAGAACATGGACGAGATGGTGACGCAGACGCGCTGA